The genomic segment TCTCAGTAATTTGTCAGAGTCTGGTGTGCAAAGTGTGGCTAACTTTCTACAGCACTGATATAATCCCATACAATCAATTTCTGGCTTAACCTTTGTGTATTTGATTTTGTGCATGATTTGTTCTCCACCAGGTTTTGGCTTCCTGACCCGTCAACTGATGTCACTGGCTGGCGGTAAGGTGGTCATGGCTCTGGAGGGTGGGCATGACCTCAAAGCTATCTGCGATGCTTCCGAAGCCTGTGTGAGCGCCTTGCTGGGCATGGAGGTTGGATGTGTTTTTGCGCATACAGAACATGTGTCTTTTCACagatacctacagcatgtttcCCTCTCTAACCTCTGACCACATGTGCCACAGGTGGAGCCTCTGTCCCAGACGGTGTTGGACCAGAAGCCCTGTGAAAATGCGGTGCTTTCTCTGCAGAAAGTCATCCAGATTCATGGTGAGAACACAACATGCAGCATCAAAAACCATCACTAACATGACACTGAGCAGTCTTGTGAAACATGTGGAAAATATTGGTCTAAAAAACAGATCTTCCGTTTCATTAGTTTGAaagattttgttgttgttttctttaactcTTTAACTTTATTCTCCACTGTTTGCCTCAGTTGTCTTTAGTATCTTACTCTCTAAGGTTGGCCATAAGCTATTTGAGTCATAAACACCTttaaactgtcaaaataaatactaaataaaaaacaaatgtccatcATTATCTTGTTTGAAGTGGAAAAGATGGCTAACACTCACTGGATGTGCTCGCTTCCAGCATTATTTCTCAAGAAAGTTGCTGTAATGGGAAAGTTAGTAATGGTCCTTGGGCTGAAATATGTGCTTTTATTTGAAAATGAGATCAAAGAAAGGACTTGCTTGCAAAATTAATAATTATACCACTATGTTCACTTCCTTATACATGAAAGGATTTCAAGTCAAGTCagattgttttaatattggCCCAAAAATCACACCGTGCGGCTACAGCATCCTCTCTCCGCAGATCTTCCATtcataataaaaagaaacacttcaAGATGAGCAACAGAGGAGGAAAAGTGAAATTGCATCAACGTTACTAATTCCAATGACTGTAGAgcaattttgcatttttatttgaaaGGAATTTcatgaaaatatgttttggctcgattaaaaacattttcgtcaagctaaaataaaacatgtttatttttttccttcactAAGTCTTCTCACATCGCCCCTACTGTCTGACCACCTCTCCTCCTTTACATCCCTGTCTCCCCATCTCTCCCTCCAGCCGtcccacacacagacagacagacacacacacacacgcacacacacagacacacacagccgCCCTGGCTCCAATTATCTTCAAACACTTCTCTGGCACACGACCTTCGCAACATCCCCTTCTGATTGCACACAAATGTTATCCCAACCAAATtagattaattaaaaatatttgaatagCCACAAGAATGTTAAGCCCGTAATTTAGGCCCGGGGTGAAATATATGTGAGTTGCATTCGCAGCCAGAACACACACGCTCAGAGATGAGCACATTTGCAaactcagattttttttccctttcgcTGTGTGACACGGGACTCGAGGCCCTGAGAGAACAGATTGAATTTGAGTTTACATTCGTGAAATTATCAACATGGATATTTAGACCAGGGGCTGTTTATGTCACAGTCATTGCTTATATTCAGATCAAACGGCTACAACTAGCGGATCAAACACCGTGCAGTGCTCTTTAATAATGGAGACGCCTTCCCTCAAGGAACAATTCAGGATGAAAACAGCTCTGAAATACCAATGAATGAAGCCATTAATCTTTTCTCTCTCCTGTTTTCCTCCCTCCTCTCCATCTTTTTTCCATTCTTCGCTTCCCGCAGGTGAGTACTGGCAGAGTTTGAAGGATTCGGCCTCCACAGTGGATATGTCCTACTTGCAGGCGCAGAGACGAAGACTGAGACGAGACTCGGACAGCGAGGCTGTCAGCGCCATCGCCTCTCTGTCGATGGGGTCTCTCGCATCTGACAGGTAGGGGCAGCTCTGTGTTTCATATCTTCTGCTTTACCACCGCCATAACGTTGTACTTTATGTACATTAAACCCTTATCTTTCTCTTTGTCATCAAGGAAACCATCTGAGAAATGATGGAGAAAGGCGAGATTCTCCCTGAAGAAAGACTCGAGCCTCTAcacactccacacacacacacacaaacacgcaaagCAGCGCTTTGGATCGTCACTGGAAGCAGATGTCACCTCACAAAAACTCCACCTGCATTACTACTGGCTGAATTCTGACCCGTctgattcaaacacacacacaccgacgACCAGCGATCATCTTTGCCACGCTCTCGCTCTCATCCCTCGCTGAAATGAGAGCTAAAGCTAAAAGAGACACCCAGGTGCAGATTAATGAAGGGCTTTGCAACAACGTGATGTAGCATATACATCTTGAGAGAAAAACACATCTCAGCACATTTACAGACTGAATTGAAATGACTCCGGCGCGACTCTGAGCGAGAGCCCCAAGACTGTTAGAGGgaagggtcaaaggtcacctcAGCTTATCGAAGCCACTCAGTTTGAGAGGAAGGAGTCGTCCCCAAAAGGACGTGCGAGTGATGGAGCGCAGACGTATCCCTCAGCCACGATGTCATTCGTCTGCGTGCGACCGCGATCGAGCGGGTTTTTCTGATCATCCTGCACTGCATGTTTGTTCTCATCATCAGTTCATCTGACCGGAGGACcactttttttggggggatgaCATTGTTTTTTAAGAATCATGAGTGAAGCTACAATGAAGTCTGACATACATGCGTCTCATATTGTTTTATTCGCATGtccacatatatatttttttccagcgttttcatcttttctttcttggCGTAACCAGGGCGAGCGCGTGTAGCAAGACCTCGGATTGCTGCAGTTATTTGTATCGCTCCTCTGAAGTGCATCTTAAATATGTAGACATGCTGTAGTTAGTGTTGGTGGCATTAGTCACAATGAAGAGCTAATACCTCCAGTCGCTGTGGTATTGATATTCGGGGAGGGGCGGGGGGATAATAAGCCTGTCAGATAAGACAGAATCACCCATGATGCCTCAGTGCAGTGTGACCACTCAGTAATGATTGTACAAGTGACAATGCACAtcagtttttaacattttggatGAGACTCcaaacactcactcacacaaagTGCACTTACCTCGCCCTCGGAAACGAGGGTCAGAGCGACTCGGGTCTCAAAATCTGAGCTGATGTTTCTACCTGTGGATGAACATTCCTGCTGTATTtgttacatgtttttttctattattattatttttatttttaaaatctgatCTGTCTTCTGTTCATCCCCCTATGTAGCGCCAGCCTGTTTACTGTCATCGTCGGAGATGTTACGCTCCCCCGGACCAAACAATGGCGTGTTAGTGGTTTAGTTAGGATGAAGCAATACTGAGATAGTTAAATATCTACACAGTGCAATTGGACACAGGTTAAGTACAACCAAAGTTTATGAGAACAATATGTTGTCCCTGGACTGGCATGGCCTGAAGAACTTCAAAGACTTTGAAGACTTTGCGAATGTTTCTTTTCTCAATCCAAACAGTCGAaaagcaccaaaaaaaaaaaaaaaaacgcaggACATTTATATACACAAATCAATTCGACATGACTCCTATTTATATATTCAGATTCTGTCTTTGAAGTGCTCTTTGCATGTCTAACATGATTTTGATGGTGCTAATACAgtatgtctgtttgtttgttttttatttttagtttgtttgtattttacgTTGCACTCTGTATGTAACTCAAAGCCTGTCCGACATTTGTTGATGTGACGAAAATGTGAAAAGCGAAAGACAGCGGGAAAGCGCGGAGCAGCTTCTCCTCCACGTCGTGTAGGACATCCTGACGGAGGAGTGTAGCTTTCAGTCgtcgtttgtttttttaagaacgTTCACGACAGCGACCTGACGTATCACGTGTCTTAATCAGTGTAAATGATCTATTTTTGTATTTGAGCCCAAATAATGAACCCTGTGCATACTCGGAGACCAAATTATCAGTCGAAGGATCATTCTGACCAACCTGTGTGAAGGTAGCCTTAACAAACTGGAATTTTTACTGTAGGTCAAGTCCAGTTTTCTTTATAACTGACTGTCTTGATTGTTTTTCTGTACAGTGTACATAGTAACATTGGTTTTGTTGTCTTACTTTTGCCTTTTTCTACTATTTTCACCCCAAAAAAACCTAATAAAGGTAAATTATGTACATTTTGAGAAAGATcagttgtttctttttcctACGCCTTTGActctttttgacttttttttctcttttttgtggtcattttcttttcacagcATTTTCCATTCTCCttgaataataaaatattgtacTTAAGTATAGCCATGAGGAAAAAAATTTATTGCCACAGGATATCACACAAGAGACATGATCATAAGCAAATTCAAAGCAGTACAAAAGCAACATGTTTAAACAGCATGGTTACAAATGAATCTGCTGTGGCTCAAATCACTTTGTCGCCACTTTGACACATTTTATACGAAActttctcctgttttgtttttgcatttttttcaatGAGAATAAGCTTGCAAAGATATTTTAAAGCTGCgggaattaaaacaaacaaacaaacaaaaactacttAAATGAGATTTTCTTgcaatacaaaatgcagctttCTACTAGAAAAGGTAAAGTGAAAAATAGAAGTGGCTGAACTGGGATCAGTGGTGGTATcaagactttttcttttttttccattaaaggCCAGAGCAAAGGATAAGCAGAGTTTAAAGTAATACAGTGTGCGTATACCGATTCACATACACTctaaaaacccacaaaataCACAGAAAGCGATCCAGTTATTACAAAGTCGAAGATCGGCGCCAAATTCCTCGTGCTCTTCCTCTTCCCGCAAGACGGGCCTTCAGAGCCAGAGCGATTAGCTTATTAGCATTTTAGCTGTAAACATTCATTGGCTGTGACCGCCCTCTAACCATCACTGTGCCATTATCATTAGTCATCTTAATGTCTGTCTGGCAGTGAGTCATCCACTGCGAAGAGTCGGATGGATCTCGCCGTGGTGGTTATCGCCGTGTAACCGAAGGCACTCGAACCAGCAGccattttgtttcattgtcaCCGCAGGCCAGCTGTTCGTtgatctttgtttattttttatttttaaaaaaagttcatttcagTTTCATCGTTCAAAGTGTTCAGCTCTTCGTCGGACCGTCGAGGGCTCTTCACCAGAGTTTCGGGAACACGCGGTGAATGAAGACCGGGCGACCGCACAGAGTCGAGACTTGtccagagaaagagaaagttttcttttccttttttttttgttttgtttttttgttttttaaagtggaGATTTGTCAAGGCAGGAACCAATTTCTTCAAGTGTAGTGAAGTTTCCATTTGTCAGTTTTCTGCAGGGAGAAGAAACATAAAAGGCAAGTTAGCATTATGGGCATTTTATAGCATTTAACACAACTTAAAGACCGGGTGAATGTGTTGAGGACACAACATGTGAGCGCAGACAAGCAAAAACTTATGTTTAGTGCAAAACGGAAAAATCCCCACAGCTCTTTAGCTTCTCCTTTTAACAGGCAAACATTTCATCTGGATCATTTTCAGCTTTCCCTAATTATAGCGTGCCCTTCCGCGATACCACGAGAAGTCTTGCGAGCGGAAGCcggatgtatgtgtgtgttagggTTAGGGTCACATGACTTTGATTGTACCCCGAAAGCATGCCGCGTGCATATTCCCATCCAAaaggtgcttttgtttttcaagtcACAGAGCGTGGGGCCACCTCTTTTGTGCTGGAAAGCCATTAAACACCCTGCCTCCAATTTTCATGCCCGATCAGTATTTAAATGCACactgtttttgtatttgatgtATTTATGTTCGCTAATTACATCTGCACTGGATTCAAGCTAAGTTTATTTGTTATAGAAAGCACATGTAAAGGTTTCCATGTGGGGGTCATTCcttattaatgtttttaaatgattgaacgatttctgtttctttatattgtgTAAGCGTGCAGATTCCGATACACTCTGGGCTTGTGTTATGTGGTTCTTTGCTGCCTACGTGTCAAACCAGAAGTCCTTCCTCTATCCCTGCAGCTGTCTGACCAGCACACGTTCGAATGCACGCTGAAGCGCATATGCATGGAGCAGTCAAatgtacacacacgcacacacacacacaatcctcCCACCTGCACTCAGCTCTTAGTTTGGATCGCTAAAAATAAAGATGACTCTCAGAAGCCACGACTTCTGGATGAGGCTTTTAAAAACGCAGATGAGCCGCAGAGGACTTTACATCTGGTCCCAGATCAGCCAGCAGTGAAAGCCAGATATTTAATATGTGCAGAAGAGCGTCCAACAGCTGGTCAGTCCAAATTGtaaaacaccacacacacatacgcacacacacatatgtgcacAGACGCAGCAGAGCCAGGGGTTCCGGCACAGGAAAGAGCAGTGACAGGCATTGTGATTATAGTATAAACAGAAGGGAGAGTCTTGTTTGTTCCAACTCAGACTGAACAATCGTTTCATTCTGAACATCTCACGCTGAGCCAGACACCCACACATCTTCAAAATCGTGCTCATGAAAATGCACAAAAGTGTGCGCCGATTCGTGTTCGTGTGTGCATGCTGTGGGCTTccaaagaaaatataaagagtTCTTTTACACCATAAGCACTGCATTTTAGAAacttttttggctttttatttctttgctttttttttttgcttttgttgcaATATACTCATCAattgaacaaataaataaataaagaactatttgatttctttgaaaaaatctgaggtgggaaaaaaagcaggaacACTGTGCAGTCCTTTAGAATATTTTAAATCCTTAGATGTACGTGTATGGAATTTTGAATTTCTGAATAATGTATAAATTACATATGTACTATCTGTTTATGTATTAACTGTCCGTCTACTCTCCAACTCTATAAACCATTTTTGTACATTGATCAGTCTTAAAGAAGAGGCACTGATGTTGTTCAACATCTTTAAATAAAGGATGTAACAATAATTCACTGCTATCTGATACCACACCATAAACAGCCTTAAACGAGGGAACATTACAAGCACGTCATGTGATGTCAGTTGTTTGGGTTATTTTGTCCACCCCCCTCCCGTGTACCATCTGCCACAGAGGACATGCAGAAAAGCTGTAGAAAACTCAAAAATTCGGATGAATCCCATATTATTTTTGCAGAATTAAGCACGTTGTTCAAAACAAGTACACATGACctcatcaacacacacacacagactgttttaaGACCCGTGCATGCATCCGTGCACACTCCGCCTTTGAAGTGTCCTGACCCTTTCTAACCTCAGCTCTTTCCTAAAATTGCATGTTTTGGTCGTGCAGGCGCAGGCCTTGAGTTTGTAGCACTTTCTGTGGCAGCCCCTGCAGAGCTGATGATAACAGGCAGAGCAGTCAAAGTGGTAGGTAATAACTACAACGATGCGTTCAAGGACAGTCGTGTCCACGAGCAGGGGCCTTGGCTTTCCGCTGATTGGAGCCCTCCccaaccccccaccccactcCACGATGTCTGGTGAGTTAACTGAGAGTGGAACACCTGCGGTGTGCACATAGCAgcagctgcatgtgtgtgtctggacagtgtaatatatatgtatatatgcacGGGTTGTATAAAGCCCATGTGCAGCAGTACCTGTCGTATCATTTGTGATTGGGGATGAATGCTGCATATGTTTGTAATCATTTAAAGGTCTGATCAGAGAACTGCGTCTGTGCCTGTTTGCAGTGCCTGTGTTCACCTTGACCTGCGATGTAGCTGTTAGAAAAGCGTGTTGCACTGAAACTCAGATTAATCTCCGCTCCTCACAATGTCCTCACCCgcctatcttttttttttttaaataaatccttTTATGTTGTCAAAGACCTtcatgaccttttttttttttttttgaagaaataTAACTAAGTCTGACCAAACTGAAACCAGAAGATGGGAGAGATAAAAATCACTGAAACAACATCTGCAAATGTATTCCTGTTTACTTATATGCACATgtttgcacacaaacacacacacgcacacacactgctgcaCAGCTAATTAAAGCTCACTacaaccacacagacacagcaagcacacacaaacatgtgctGACATACACAGCCCCGTGCGGCTGACCCTAACCCCGGTAGACACACCTTCCTAATACCTCACAACTGTTTCCAATCTAAAGGTTCCTGCTTGTCTGGGCCCCGGCGAGGCCTGATTGCACGATATAAGATCCTGAGGAGAGAGGGCAAGGCTgcaagggagagaaagagagagagagaaaaagagagagagtgatgtGCCTCCACTTCCCCCCCTCCTCACTCTCCCTTTCTCCCCCCCACCCCTTCGCTGTACCTGTGCAGGAATCTGGTgtctgtttaaaatgtttttttttaaagctctggAGACTGCAGAGGAAAACATTTGTCTTACATTCATCAGAGGTATGTCAAACACTGgagtgttgatgatgatgataatgtgCTTTTAGCTGATTTTTGGTTTATAAAGTGAAGCAACCAGGATGCTCAAAGgacctctttcttttttcttttttgaaattaACGCTCTACCCttgattgtgttttatttaagtCTGTGCACTAATCATCCTCACCTTATCTGCTGCAGCCATGGAAATGTCTGAGGAAAGTGTTTTTATGGTAATTTTGAGAATGCATGGAGGGTGGTTAATGACAACTACACTGAAAAGagatagaaaaaaaattataaagagGTGGgcagacatttttgtttgtgactgaatgtgttaaaagaagaaaatagaaaataaaattttaaccaattaaactatttttagttttagaattttgtttccttttatcTACTTTCCTTTTTGTATTACTTTACCTTTACATACGtttgtgttttatattattttaaattttcattatgtttattattaaattaatttatgtttttaagaGTCCCACTCCAAAGTTGCTGATCCATTTACGGAAAACCAACGTGGGATTGAGTTGTATTTGAATTTCTTCTGTGTGTGACAAATATttatacacaaaaacacagatcaTAACTGAGAGTGTATtactctttttaaaatatgaattaaaaatgaaacaaacaaagaaaaaatattaactGGTAAGTTGGTATGATGATTAGCTAATGAAAATTAAGTTAAGATTTGAGgtttaaagaaaacacatgcacactgaAATCAAAGACTGATATCACAGTTACATGAAAAATAATACTGCAGTTTATTTTGTCagactttttttaaagcatgctCTTGAATTCATTTTTCTATGTTTTGATAGAAATTacgatttaaaacaaaaatttaaaaagtaaagcaaaGTTTTCTTCGCTTTTGGTCCTACTGTATTTTTTCACATGAAGGTAAATAAGTTTGACATACACACATTTTAGCTCTTCACATTTGCACTGTAACATTTTGATCCACATATTAAGCCATTTATTCAATTCCTGTCTTCCTGATTGCATTTACTAAATGAAGCAAAAGTGTTAAATTCTCAGATAATAAAACTCCAAAAGAAGAGTTTTCGTCACCTTTGCACGGCGTGCATCGCAGTCTCAAAATTTAGAACATGTCCACATCATTTATTCCTTCTTTGATCAAATGAACAaaccatttttattcattttgtttgcatcgtgtttgtgtttttcgATTGAAGAAAGCACACTGAAATCTTAGTCTAAATGTAGAGCCGCAAACTGCCTGtacacatgtgtgtgtatacatatatgttcGACACTATTCTCTGcactaatgtgtgtgtgtgtgtgtgtgtgtgtgtgtgtgtgtgtgtgtgtgtgtgtgtgtgtgtgtgtgtgtgtgtgtgtgtgtgtgtgtgtgtttgcgtatTTCATCCATACCTGAAGGGCTGCAGTGGAGCGAATCATAGCCCTGGGAAAAAACTGTGGGACAGACAAGGGAGACAGAGGTAGAAAGATTGGAGGGGAGCGGGGTTAAGTTTTGGAGATTTCAGTAACTTAAAGCGTGTTCAACTATGGAGGTGGAGTGAGACGAGAAAGGACTGCAGAGGTTTATGACCATGAGGGGAGAAGGAGGTTTAAAGGTCAGGAAATGAGTGCAGACACGGACAGAGCTGGGGCGGGAGGGGAGATGTGGACACGAGAGGGTGTACGAGAGGAGTTCAGTGGGGTCCTAGTGGCTGGTAGACATGGCCCAGGCCCCCTCCATCCTCCAGACGGAGAAGGCGTAGCTGAGTCTTTCATGGGCCAGGTAGTTGCAGCTGGCCAGCTTGGCGTCCATCTCGTCGCTCTGCAGCACCTGGTAGAGGAAGTCGATGTAGCGTGAGGCCAGTTTCAGGATCTGGATCTTGCTCAGCTTGTCCGAAGGTAGTGTGGGAATGATCTTGCGCAGAGAGGCAAAAGCGTCGTTCAGGGACTGAGTGCGCTGACGCTCCCGCACGTTGGCGATGACGCGCTGAGAGTGGAGCTCCTCGAAGGGTGCCTCGGGCCTGGGGCCCAAAGTCGTCGGGGCCAACGACACGACCGCTGTGGGGCTTTTCTTCATCCTCTTTGGCCCAGACGGTAGCAGGCTGCTGGAGCTGcctgtgctgctctcctctgCCTGACTGAGGCTGTCCTTTTTGGGATAAGGGGAGCGTTTTCGATTTCCTGGTTGAAGGGTCTTTTTTGATCCTCTCTCCAGCTCTTCCTCGCTGGCCCCCAGTCCTCCTTCAGGGGAGTTGGTGCAGGACacctcttctctcattctcctgTCCACTAATGACCTTCCAACCACCACTGCAAAAACTGGATTTCGTGCGGTTCTTTATCGCTTGAGCTTACAGcttcaaaaaaggaaaacaaaaaaaaaaaaccctcagctTGACAAGCTTGTGTAAGTCACGACTGCTGAAGCTCCATCGGATTGGACGCCTTGTCGTCCTGTTTCCTGGTTACCTTGTTAAAATTCTCACTTTCACATTCCCCTCTCAACCTGCCagacagaacaacaacaaaccatCTGACAGGCAGGTCCACCTCCGCCTCTTTTATACCCAAACGCCAACCCGGAGCCTGCGGGCAGCTCTTATTGGCTCGAATGGCTTCCAGAGGGTGTGGCCGGGTATGAAACAGGCAGGAAAGCAGGAAGTGTGCATTAGCTGGGCGGGTGATAGAGAAAGGGGGTAAGTGGTTCGCTTAGCCAATAAGAAGTGCTGTGTCTAATGTTGCAGAGATGTCTGAGGCTTTATGGGTTCCAGATTTGGGCTGGACCGTTAGAGCGCCTGCATCCTCGTGTCTACACAAACCTTGCATCTCTGACAGTCACCACGTGTAAGCTTTAACGttttaatacttttatgattataGTGGCGCTTTAAGCTTtactcttttttcccctttaaaacTCAAACGTGAGAGCGTTCACCTAAGCATGTGTCGGTCATGTTCTTTATTATGACAATGAGATGCTcgctaaaaaaacaaatgtataaGAGAACCGCAGAGGATTTATCTGTATAATAATGCACTTTATGATGtgaaatttatgtttttaaatcacgGCCATTGCCATGACAGGCCAAAAGGTACAGCGGTATTTTTCAGAGAGATGTTTTTTGTCAGCCAGCGAGTTAAAATCTGCATACCAGCCTCTGCAAACTTCCTTTTCCCTCCAAATGTGACACATCGATGGAAAAGTTCTAAACAAATAAGCGCAGCTCTAATATCGCTGCCAACATCAGTTGTCAGGTTGGGAGGGGAGGACTGCCAGGACCCTAAATAACCCCCTGACCTGAGTGGCCCAGTGACCTCAGTCTGCAGAGGTGAGGGAGCACCTAATTGTGCCATCCATGGCTTCGGGGCAGGGATCGACACATGTTCCTCCACAGCGCGAACCCATCTGGGTCTGCAGCCACTTAAAATGCATTTTCCACACGTTGGCAGTCATGACACAGCAGGTAGGCCCTGCGTGAGAAAATGACAACAGGTTGTTCACTGTGTGCAACCTACAATTTGGACACATCACTAAATCTTGCGCAAGTTTACCTCTGAATCTCTGTCAGTTTCCCAACAACAGCCAAAACCATTTATACCTTCATGCGTCATGACTGGAGTGACTCATCTGTGGATCACTGCTGAGAAGTCTTGCGGGGAGTTTTCTGCCGCTCTGAGCTGTAGAAATGTTGTACTTTTTGATGACAGCATGCTCAGCGACAGCCTTTACATTTCAACACCTCCATCTCCATAAAGCTGGTTACATctttgatgtttctgaaacttCAGAAACTTTGCGTAAAGACACTCAGAAACTGGTATTATTTACAAACACTGGTTTTATGGATCGTAACTAAAACCTCGTATCAGTTTCTATATGCTGCCCCGACAGCCTCCAGCCAACAATTTGGATGTGATTGGGGCGGTATTTGAAGGATCAAATGCGAAGAGAGTGGTTCAGAAGATTTTTGATGAGCCCCATGATTGCACTGGTTTACATTTCATTCACAGAGAGCGGAAAGCAGCTCAATCCCAGTTGGGTTCAATCAacttggaagagagagagagaaacagagagaaaaacaaaaaaaaaaaaaccctcatctgGTCATCAAAGCAAAAGGCTGTGGACAGAAACGAGGAATTATATGAGGTTACATTTACATAAGCGGCCAAGTCAACTTAAGGATTAACTGGTATTAAAACTGAGGCCTGCTGGGACCTCTGGTGGAGCCAAAGGAAGGACAGGAAAGTCATCGTTGCTCAGGCTAATCTCGGAAGCTGCTGCTTACCTTTAGCGAAGCCATGGCTCTGTGCCACCATCATGGAAAAAATGAGCAAACATAAGCGGGTAGGCCTACAAGAATGTCGTGGCGCATAGAAGAGGcggaaaaaagaaggagagaATGGGAGAAGAATgagaaaaggggggaaaagaaaaaggagaagaaaggagagggacaagggggggaaaaaagtgaggcTGTCCAAACAGAACCAGATGCAGGAGTGTGGAGGCTCGTTTGATCTCGATCCTCATAGGCTGATTGATGTTGCACATTTCATTTCCTTGTCAAAGTCCTGACATAATGTTTCACTAAACACTCAGACCTGCTC from the Oreochromis aureus strain Israel breed Guangdong linkage group 5, ZZ_aureus, whole genome shotgun sequence genome contains:
- the twist3 gene encoding twist3, producing the protein MREEVSCTNSPEGGLGASEEELERGSKKTLQPGNRKRSPYPKKDSLSQAEESSTGSSSSLLPSGPKRMKKSPTAVVSLAPTTLGPRPEAPFEELHSQRVIANVRERQRTQSLNDAFASLRKIIPTLPSDKLSKIQILKLASRYIDFLYQVLQSDEMDAKLASCNYLAHERLSYAFSVWRMEGAWAMSTSH